Within Topomyia yanbarensis strain Yona2022 chromosome 2, ASM3024719v1, whole genome shotgun sequence, the genomic segment CCTGGGAGCTGGAAGTTCCCCCATTTGCTGTTTCAATAATGTGGGCTTGGCTCGGAAACAACGATGACACTGATGGACAACCTTCCTAGATAAATTGCGGCCACCCAGCGGCCAGAAACGTAACCTGATCGTGCTCAGTAGTAGCTGGGGTCCGGCATGCAATAATTGTTGGTGATAATGCCTTAGTATCATCTCCGTCAGCGTGTGTCTGGCCGACAAAACCATTGGGTGCTTCACATCGTTCGGTTGCTGTGAATGACCCAATCTTCCTCCTACACGTAATacaccattttccgaaataatTGGTTTGTACCACCTTAACGGCGAATTGCGAGGAACACCCTTACCGCTGGTTAGCCCTTTCAGCTCCTCCGAAAACATATCTTGTTGAACCTGTCTCACAATAACAAATTCTGCTTCCCTTAGTTCTGTGCTAGTTAGGAAACTCCGTGTCTCCTCTCCTTCCGTTTTTCGCAATATTCGAATCAACCGCAACCAATAAGCAGTTGTTCTGAGCAGATTTGTATAAGATGAGAAATTAGAAAGATATTTGTTCATGAAGTTCGATTTTTCAGTTGACACACATGCAACTGCATTTGGACGTCGTTCTGGAACTTCATCCATGACAGTGTCCAGTGACCGAGGCCATCGATCTGCTGATTCCTTTAACCAACTTGACCCTTCCCACCACATGCTGCTCCCATGAATTTGATCTGGCGGGACTCCGCGCGAAATTAGGTCCGCTGGGTTGCTGACCCCTGGTACGTGACGCCATATATAATTCTCTGTCAGAGTCTGAATTTTCGAGACTCGGTTCGCCACAAACGTCGTCCATGTATTGGATGGAGCCTTAATCCATTGAAGCACACATGTTGAATCCGTCCAAAAATGTACCTCGTGCGTTAATTCAATGGAGTTTGAAACCCATTCCCAAAGCTGTGCTGCAAGTAATGCACCGCAAAGCTCCAACCGTGGCAGTGACTGTGTCTTCAAAGGTGCCACCTTTGATTTGGACGTTAGAAGCCTAACCGTAATCTCTCCGTTGTCCCTAAAGGTTCTTAGGTACACACATGCCCCGTAAGCTCTTTCCGATGCGTCACAGAAGCAATGTATTTGAGTCGACACAGCTCTTGGTGCGATAACACATCGTTTTATGCGCAGATTGTTCAATGACGGCAGCTGCTGATGAAACTTCCGCCATTCCTCACCCACCGTTTCGGGTATCGGGGAATCCCAATTCAGTGCGTTACCCTGAGCATCTCGCATACTCCATAACCGCTGCATAAATATCTTTGCTATCGTGACGGTCGCTCCGATAAGTCCTAACGGGTCAAAGAGCGATGCTATAATTGCAAGAATCTTTCGCTTTGTTAGCAATTGATCTGGGAGTAGCGCCGGAATGTCGAAGTTGAATCTCAACGTATCCATGTTTGGTAACCAAGTCAGACCCAAAGTCTTTACCATTTGGTCTTGATCCCAACTAATACCATCCACCATCGGGAGTGCTAAGTCAGCTTGAGGAATACCGTCCAGTACGGTTTGATTATTTGAGGCCCATTTCCTCAATCTGAATCCGCCGCTGGCCATTATAGCATCCAATTGCTTCCTCAATTCTATGGCTACATTGACGTCATCGGTTCCAGTAATCACGTCGTCCATATAGACATCTTCTTCCATCGCCTTCGCTGCAAGCGGAAAACTGCTTCCTTCATCCAGAGCTAGCTGTTTTAAGGTCCTCGTTGCTAGGAATGGCGCAGGTTTCGTACCGTAAGTCACGGTGGTTAGCTCATATGTCTCTACTTCTGCCTCCATATCAAACCGCCATAGTATACTTTGAAAAGTCGTATCATTTTGGGCCATTTTAACCTGCCGGAACATTTTCTCCACGTCCGCAACGATCATTACTTGTCTTGTTCTGCAGCGCAACATGATTGACCGAAGATCTTGTTGAATAACTGGCCCTGCCAAAAGAGCATCATTTACGGAAATCCCTGTAGAGGTCTTACATGAAGCGTCAAACACCACTCTGACCTTAGTGGTTGTGCTGGCCTCCTTTACAACCGGATGATGTGGTAAAAAGTATCGTTTAACGCACGTATCGTCAGCCACCTTCCGCATATGACCTAATTCCAAATACTCGGCCATGAATGCTTTATATTGCTTGCGTAGATCTTGATCTCTGCCCAGTCTTCTTTCCAAACCCTGGAAACGTCGCAATGCGATATCCTTAGAATCCCCCAATTTCGATATGAATTCACCATTTTTCGGAAGGGTAACTGTGTATCGGCCATCCAATCCTCGTTGAACTGTGCGCCCAAACTGCTCCTCGCAGCGCGCTTCTTCCGGGGAGTAATTACAGCTGTCTCCCACTTCCTCGCAGGACCAAAACCGCTCCATCAACTCCTCCAAGTTGTCCGATACCACCATGTTGCAAGAAATTTGCGACGATTGAGTAGGAGATGATACTTCTCCGGAAACAACCCAACCGAAAACCGATTCGGTAAGCAAAGGTAACCCATCACCTAATGGAATAGCCTTGCCTGTCCGGAAAAAGCCGAAGAAAGATTGAATTCCGAATATGAGGTCTACACTATTCGTTTGATGAAATGCTGGATCTGCTAGTATGATTCCTTCGGGGATATCCCATCCCCTTGTTGAAACCGTTGTAGTTGGTAGGTTGGCCGTAACCCTCGGTAACACCAGCAATGTCATGCTACAAGCGAACGATGAGCTTCGCGATCGTATTGTGGTATGGATCTGATGTCGTACTCTCGTAGACGCCTGCCCGATTCCAACCACAGAAATATCAACCCCATCCTTAGAGATATTCATGAGCTTGCACAACCTTTCAGAAACAAAGTTACATTCTGATCCTGAATCCAGTAGGGCACGTGCCGGGTGACGTTTCCCATCATCATCTTCGACGAGAACTACAGCTGTTGCGAGGAGAAGCTTAGAGGCACGTTGATGTGCCATGTTAGATGTTACTACATCTGTAGCAACTACATTTGCAACCTTTCCATCTTGTGTACTTGTAGAGGATTTCCCTTCTACCGAAGAAGCCTTGTTACCGTTCTCGCCATCCGGTTTAAAACAAACCATCGTATGGTGTCGACCTTTGCATCTTCTACAAGAAAACCTTGAAGAGCAATCCTTTGCCTGGTGGCCCTTCCTGAAGCAATTCCGACAAAGAGAGTGTGAGCGTAGGAAGGACTCCTTGCTAGCAACTGACATTCGTTGGAACGATGGACATACGTGCAACCAATGGCTATCCGAGCAAGCAATGCATTTCCCGGCTGATGATTGTGAGGCACTATGGCTGGTGCGGACCGCAAAAGGTTTTTTCCTCTGTGCCATTACGAAGTCTGATCGACCTTCCGATGGCTTTGCCGGGAGTGATTCTAAAATCCGAATTCTCCGCTGAAGAAATTCTGTTAGATCCCTTAACGTGTCTTGGTCCTTGTCAGAAGAAAACTCCTCCCATCCTCGTCTTGTATATGGATCTAATCTAGAGCTGAGGACATCAACCAACAGAAGGTCCTTATAATCTACTGGCTGCACTACCTGATCCAGCGTTTGAATTATCCTGTCGAAACCTTCCAGTAATTTGTGTAGCTCGGTCGACGATTCCTTAGCCAATACAGGTAGTTTAAACAGTGCTTGCACCTGCCGTTTTTTTAGAAGCTTGCTATTGTTGTAGCGTTTGACCAACAAATCCCAGGCAATTTGGTAATTGCCTTTTGTTATCTTCAAGGGATCGATTAACGCCTTAGCTTCTCCTTCGAGGCACCCCTTGAGATAATGAAATTTCTCAACCTCTGGTAATTCAGTCTTCCAGTGAATCAATGATGTGAACAGATCCCGGAAGCTGAGCCATTCATCGATGTTACCATCAAAAGTCTGCAGCTGTATTTGCGGGAGCCGAACGTGATCCATGGATGCATGCTGATTCGTGTCGGTTTGCCTAACCGACTGCTCCAAGACGGGAGCATCTTGCAACTCCCTTGCCTTATCCATCAGGGCAGATTTTACATCGTAGTAGCGATCTTCGAAGTTCACGCGTTCCTTGGAAAAAGCCTCTTCACCTGCTTCGAAGTCATCATGGGATTCGATTTCATATATCGTTTCCCCGATTTTCTCCCATAGTTCATCTAACCGTTCAAGACGAACTGATACCTGGCTGGCAGTCGTATTTTCATCACAGCATTGAACGAACTTGACGATGTTGTTCAACGATGTTTGCAGTCCCTTAAGTTTCGTATGTAGCGCCCTCAGGGATGGAGCCTTTTTCACCGACGTTGCTGAACCCGTTGGCGGCATGGTTGTAGATATTCGCGTACACAGAACAGGGATTAACAGGTGTAGTATTCCAAAAAACTGACCTAGCCTTGGCTAGACATACACTGTGTCAGCTTACCTGGAAAACTGACAACGGCGACTGcagattatttttaaatgagtGTCTACACCCTTGTATGCACACGCAATTCCAGTGGTATTGGGTCCAGTATTCAACGGGATCTTGACGTCACTCAGTAGTATATACAATCGTGTGAGAAAATAATATGTAGTATCGATATTTTCCTACTTCGGCTAGACATATACTGTCGCCTTACCTGGACAACATTTACCGGCACTGTGACCAGGTAAGCGAACATCAGCAACGCATAAACCACATACAACAATCTCCAAAGTACAGATATCAGCCAGCGCATTACGAAGGGAAAATTGCAATGTAGTATCCCAAAACACTAGACTTCGGCAGAACATATACTCTTGCCTCACCTGGACAAAAGAGTGTAGTAGCAATCGAAAATATCAACCGTGAAAATAGTTTTTACGGCGAATAACCAGGGCTCCAATCCAAAGAAGAATCACTCCACAATGTGTCGAAAgagataatttattttaaatgcgCAGCATCAAAGGTCCAGCGAGGGCCGGGCATATATCTAAAAGTAAATTTACCTGGGTAAACTGATTGAAGCACGGGCCCAGTTATCACGTCGCTTATCGTCGTTACAATATAGTCCAACTCCTTTAATATAAAACAGCGTAACCACGTCCAACGCTGACCTCGCATGCATTCAGTACTGGTCATCAGCAAACATGCAGTTGCCTTTCGTGTCGAATAACCAATCACCAGCACGGCTCACGTGGCTCACGAACGTAGCAGAAAGTTACAACGATTGGTGTTAGAATCACAAAAGAAAATGTCCAGCGGCTGGACGTATACTAATGTTCCACTCACCTAACTGGCTGTAGAAAGACACTCCAGTGATTCTACCAATGTTGCAACTCCAAAACGTGTCGATGGTTCCACATGTCCATTGTCCAGCACTAGCGTCGGTGCTATGGTGAATTCACAATGGCGCGCAACTATCGTTT encodes:
- the LOC131681010 gene encoding uncharacterized protein LOC131681010, which encodes MPPTGSATSVKKAPSLRALHTKLKGLQTSLNNIVKFVQCCDENTTASQVSVRLERLDELWEKIGETIYEIESHDDFEAGEEAFSKERVNFEDRYYDVKSALMDKARELQDAPVLEQSVRQTDTNQHASMDHVRLPQIQLQTFDGNIDEWLSFRDLFTSLIHWKTELPEVEKFHYLKGCLEGEAKALIDPLKITKGNYQIAWDLLVKRYNNSKLLKKRQVQALFKLPVLAKESSTELHKLLEGFDRIIQTLDQVVQPVDYKDLLLVDVLSSRLDPYTRRGWEEFSSDKDQDTLRDLTEFLQRRIRILESLPAKPSEGRSDFVMAQRKKPFAVRTSHSASQSSAGKCIACSDSHWLHVCPSFQRMSVASKESFLRSHSLCRNCFRKGHQAKDCSSRFSCRRCKGRHHTMVCFKPDGENGNKASSVEGKSSTSTQDGKVANVVATDVVTSNMAHQRASKLLLATAVVLVEDDDGKRHPARALLDSGSECNFVSERLCKLMNISKDGVDISVVGIGQASTRVRHQIHTTIRSRSSSFACSMTLLVLPRVTANLPTTTVSTRGWDIPEGIILADPAFHQTNSVDLIFGIQSFFGFFRTGKAIPLGDGLPLLTESVFGWVVSGEVSSPTQSSQISCNMVVSDNLEELMERFWSCEEVGDSCNYSPEEARCEEQFGRTVQRGLDGRYTVTLPKNGEFISKLGDSKDIALRRFQGLERRLGRDQDLRKQYKAFMAEYLELGHMRKVADDTCVKRYFLPHHPVVKEASTTTKVRVVFDASCKTSTGISVNDALLAGPVIQQDLRSIMLRCRTRQVMIVADVEKMFRQVKMAQNDTTFQSILWRFDMEAEVETYELTTVTYGTKPAPFLATRTLKQLALDEGSSFPLAAKAMEEDVYMDDVITGTDDVNVAIELRKQLDAIMASGGFRLRKWASNNQTVLDGIPQADLALPMVDGISWDQDQMVKTLGLTWLPNMDTLRFNFDIPALLPDQLLTKRKILAIIASLFDPLGLIGATVTIAKIFMQRLWSMRDAQGNALNWDSPIPETVGEEWRKFHQQLPSLNNLRIKRCVIAPRAVSTQIHCFCDASERAYGACVYLRTFRDNGEITVRLLTSKSKVAPLKTQSLPRLELCGALLAAQLWEWVSNSIELTHEVHFWTDSTCVLQWIKAPSNTWTTFVANRVSKIQTLTENYIWRHVPGVSNPADLISRGVPPDQIHGSSMWWEGSSWLKESADRWPRSLDTVMDEVPERRPNAVACVSTEKSNFMNKYLSNFSSYTNLLRTTAYWLRLIRILRKTEGEETRSFLTSTELREAEFVIVRQVQQDMFSEELKGLTSGKGVPRNSPLRWYKPIISENGVLRVGGRLGHSQQPNDVKHPMVLSARHTLTEMILRHYHQQLLHAGPQLLLSTIRLRFWPLGGRNLSRKVVHQCHRCFRAKPTLLKQQMGELPAPRVTISRPFSRCGVDYFGPVYTRAGRHLSATKSYVAIFVCMCTKAVHMEHVTDLSTERFLQALRRFFARRGRSSDMYSDNGTNFVGAKNQLRELFTLLKDSSHQQAVTKECATNGIQWHFNPPAAPHFGGLWEAAVRSAKYHLLRVLGGNPVSAEDFITLLAQVEACLNSRPLTPMSDDPTDLEPLTPAHFLIGGSLQAIPEPDYGCVQLNRLTRWQLVQRQLQDFWRRWKMEYLSELQSRTKNWGPSVKIDVDRLVVIVDANQPPMRWKLGRIDELHPGQDGVVRVVTVKTATGRLTRPVEKLCLLPRIEERMEDTPQAVITPA